One Archangium lipolyticum DNA segment encodes these proteins:
- a CDS encoding outer membrane protein: MKRSWMGGFALVALCTAGSAFAAIDATRVGQEIKYDESQTKVGVDVRVGVGGLTGDSGDRTAPGPLLGITAGAQPWRLVGLEAGVEGQRLPIDDVRVGDEQALYRYNLGVLAKAGPLVMDDKLRPYVGAGVGVSYINATDGADTLYDNDFIQEVPLAAGLDYRFSETVFAGARATYRVLFGEEFADTVDVDGDTSGNLLNFGLMVGGRF; encoded by the coding sequence ATGAAGCGTTCGTGGATGGGTGGTTTCGCTCTGGTTGCTCTGTGCACCGCTGGATCGGCGTTCGCGGCCATCGATGCCACGCGCGTGGGCCAGGAGATCAAATACGACGAGAGCCAGACCAAGGTGGGCGTGGACGTCCGCGTCGGAGTGGGTGGCCTGACCGGTGACTCGGGCGACCGGACGGCGCCGGGTCCGCTGCTCGGAATCACGGCGGGTGCCCAGCCCTGGCGCCTCGTCGGCCTCGAGGCCGGTGTCGAGGGTCAGCGGTTGCCCATCGACGACGTGCGCGTCGGAGACGAGCAGGCCCTGTACCGCTACAACCTCGGCGTGCTGGCCAAGGCCGGTCCGCTCGTGATGGACGACAAGCTGCGTCCGTACGTGGGAGCGGGCGTCGGTGTGAGCTACATCAACGCCACCGACGGCGCGGACACGCTCTACGACAACGACTTCATCCAGGAGGTGCCGCTCGCGGCCGGCCTGGACTACCGCTTCAGCGAGACGGTCTTCGCCGGTGCGCGCGCCACGTACCGCGTCCTCTTCGGCGAGGAGTTCGCTGACACGGTCGACGTGGATGGTGACACCAGCGGCAACCTGCTCAACTTCGGCCTGATGGTGGGCGGCCGTTTCTAG